One segment of Erigeron canadensis isolate Cc75 chromosome 2, C_canadensis_v1, whole genome shotgun sequence DNA contains the following:
- the LOC122589048 gene encoding O-fucosyltransferase 6-like isoform X1 produces the protein MDGHRRRHNHKHHRFRHLIPVISGTILILYFLLSFLAPNPDHFLHFKKQTHINDTRINPDEDNVDTRRRVTSIFKVPTSSKISERNLWSTSMSRYYFGCSNATIQFPKAQAITRPNRYLLIATSGGLNQQRTGITDAVVAARILNATLVVPKLDKKSFWKDASTFSEIFDVDWFISQLSKDVKIIRELPHKGGRKWSPYSTRVPRKCNERCYYIRVLPLFSKRRAVQLSKFDYRLANKLETDFQKLRCRVNYHALRFTDPIIKMGQVLVNRMRKMGKHFVSLHLRFEPDMLAFSGCYYGGGQKEIKELSKIRKRWKTLHISDPEKERRQGKCPLTPEEVGLMLRALGYDKDVHIYVASGEVYGGDETLVPLRALFPNIHSKDTIATKEELEPFLPFSSRMAALDFMVCDESDVFVTNNNGNMAKILAGRRRYFGHKPTIRPNAKKLSHLFMARDNMTWEEFSSRVRVHQVGFMGEPNEVRPGRGEFHENPTSCICEQNNAKANLVSLPRKIGNGISDEDEAGDDEYPDDDTESYNMDEDEDGIVSNLQYLLNDTNVDDVHLMSEENDLEELLSD, from the exons ATGGACGGTCACCGGCGGCGTCACAATCACAAACACCACCGTTTCCGTCACCTAATTCCGGTCATCTCTGGCACCATTCTCATTCTCTAtttcttactttcttttcttGCCCCAAACCCAGATCACTTTCTACACTTCAAAAAACAAACCCAT ATTAATGATACTAGGATTAACCCAGATGAAGATAATGTTGATACTAGGAGGAGGGTTACCTCAATCTTCAAAGTTCCG aCTAGTAGCAAGATTAGTGAAAGGAATCTATGGAGTACAAGTATGTCAAGATATTATTTTGGATGTAGTAATGCCACCATTCAGTTTCCGA AAGCTCAAGCAATTACACGGCCTAATCGCTACTTGCTAATTGCAACTAGTGGAGGTTTAAACCAACAAAGAACTGGG ATCACAGATGCTGTTGTTGCTGCACGTATTCTCAATGCTACTCTTGTTGTACCTAAACTGGATAAGAAATCTTTCTGGAAGGATGCTAG TACTTTTTCCGAGATATTTGATGTTGATTGGTTCATATCACAATTATCCAAAGATGTTAAAATTATTAGAGAACTTCCTCATAAGGGAGGCCGGAAATGGTCTCCATACAGTACTCGTGTGCCTAGAAAATGTAACGAGAGATGCTATTATATTCGTGTTCTCCCTTTGTTTTCGAAGAGGCGC GCTGTTCAGCTGAGCAAGTTTGATTACAGACTTGCTAACAAGTTAGAAACTGATTTTCAGAAACTTAGATGCAGGGTAAACTACCATGCTTTGAGGTTCACTGATCCCATAATTAAGATGGGTCAAGTGTTGGTCAATCGGATGAGGAAAATGGGCAAACACTTTGTTTCTCTGCACTTGAG GTTTGAACCTGATATGCTTGCATTCTCGGGATGCTATTATGGTGGAGGACAGAAGGAAATAAAAGAACTTAGTAAAATACGAAAGAGGTGGAAAACTTTACAT ATTAGCGACCcagagaaagaaagaagacaAGGGAAATGCCCCCTAACACCTGAAGAAGTTGGTTTGATGTTGAGAGCACTTGGCTATGATAAagatgttcatatatatgtggCTTCTGGTGAAGTATATGGTGGGGATGAAACATTGGTTCCATTAAGGGCGCTTTTCCCAAACATTCACTCAAAAGACACCATAGCTACCAAAGAAGAGCTCGAACCGTTCTTACCATTTTCATCTCGTATGGCTGCATTAGACTTTATGGTGTGTGATGAGAGCGATGTTTTTGTTACCAATAACAATGGTAATATGGCGAAAATATTGGCTGGACGTAG GAGATACTTTGGACATAAACCAACAATACGACCAAATGCAAAAAAACTGTCTCATCTGTTCATGGCCCGAGATAACATGACATGGGAAGAATTCTCATCAAGGGTACGGGTTCATCAAGTAGGTTTCATGGGGGAGCCGAATGAGGTAAGGCCTGGAAGAGGTGAATTTCATGAAAACCCGACTTcttgtatatgtgaacaaaatAATGCTAAAGCCAATTTGGTATCACTCCCTAGAAAAATTGGGAATGGGATTTCTGACGAAGATGAAGCTGGGGATGATGAATATCCAGACGATGATACAGAGTCGTATAACATGGATGAAGATGAGGATGGTATTGTTTCTAATCTTCAGTATCTTCTCAACGACACAAATGTGGATGATGTTCATTTGATGTCTGAGGAAAACGATTTGGAAGAGTTGCTTTCGGATTAA
- the LOC122589048 gene encoding O-fucosyltransferase 6-like isoform X2, translated as MDGHRRRHNHKHHRFRHLIPVISGTILILYFLLSFLAPNPDHFLHFKKQTHINDTRINPDEDNVDTRRRVTSIFKTSSKISERNLWSTSMSRYYFGCSNATIQFPKAQAITRPNRYLLIATSGGLNQQRTGITDAVVAARILNATLVVPKLDKKSFWKDASTFSEIFDVDWFISQLSKDVKIIRELPHKGGRKWSPYSTRVPRKCNERCYYIRVLPLFSKRRAVQLSKFDYRLANKLETDFQKLRCRVNYHALRFTDPIIKMGQVLVNRMRKMGKHFVSLHLRFEPDMLAFSGCYYGGGQKEIKELSKIRKRWKTLHISDPEKERRQGKCPLTPEEVGLMLRALGYDKDVHIYVASGEVYGGDETLVPLRALFPNIHSKDTIATKEELEPFLPFSSRMAALDFMVCDESDVFVTNNNGNMAKILAGRRRYFGHKPTIRPNAKKLSHLFMARDNMTWEEFSSRVRVHQVGFMGEPNEVRPGRGEFHENPTSCICEQNNAKANLVSLPRKIGNGISDEDEAGDDEYPDDDTESYNMDEDEDGIVSNLQYLLNDTNVDDVHLMSEENDLEELLSD; from the exons ATGGACGGTCACCGGCGGCGTCACAATCACAAACACCACCGTTTCCGTCACCTAATTCCGGTCATCTCTGGCACCATTCTCATTCTCTAtttcttactttcttttcttGCCCCAAACCCAGATCACTTTCTACACTTCAAAAAACAAACCCAT ATTAATGATACTAGGATTAACCCAGATGAAGATAATGTTGATACTAGGAGGAGGGTTACCTCAATCTTCAAA aCTAGTAGCAAGATTAGTGAAAGGAATCTATGGAGTACAAGTATGTCAAGATATTATTTTGGATGTAGTAATGCCACCATTCAGTTTCCGA AAGCTCAAGCAATTACACGGCCTAATCGCTACTTGCTAATTGCAACTAGTGGAGGTTTAAACCAACAAAGAACTGGG ATCACAGATGCTGTTGTTGCTGCACGTATTCTCAATGCTACTCTTGTTGTACCTAAACTGGATAAGAAATCTTTCTGGAAGGATGCTAG TACTTTTTCCGAGATATTTGATGTTGATTGGTTCATATCACAATTATCCAAAGATGTTAAAATTATTAGAGAACTTCCTCATAAGGGAGGCCGGAAATGGTCTCCATACAGTACTCGTGTGCCTAGAAAATGTAACGAGAGATGCTATTATATTCGTGTTCTCCCTTTGTTTTCGAAGAGGCGC GCTGTTCAGCTGAGCAAGTTTGATTACAGACTTGCTAACAAGTTAGAAACTGATTTTCAGAAACTTAGATGCAGGGTAAACTACCATGCTTTGAGGTTCACTGATCCCATAATTAAGATGGGTCAAGTGTTGGTCAATCGGATGAGGAAAATGGGCAAACACTTTGTTTCTCTGCACTTGAG GTTTGAACCTGATATGCTTGCATTCTCGGGATGCTATTATGGTGGAGGACAGAAGGAAATAAAAGAACTTAGTAAAATACGAAAGAGGTGGAAAACTTTACAT ATTAGCGACCcagagaaagaaagaagacaAGGGAAATGCCCCCTAACACCTGAAGAAGTTGGTTTGATGTTGAGAGCACTTGGCTATGATAAagatgttcatatatatgtggCTTCTGGTGAAGTATATGGTGGGGATGAAACATTGGTTCCATTAAGGGCGCTTTTCCCAAACATTCACTCAAAAGACACCATAGCTACCAAAGAAGAGCTCGAACCGTTCTTACCATTTTCATCTCGTATGGCTGCATTAGACTTTATGGTGTGTGATGAGAGCGATGTTTTTGTTACCAATAACAATGGTAATATGGCGAAAATATTGGCTGGACGTAG GAGATACTTTGGACATAAACCAACAATACGACCAAATGCAAAAAAACTGTCTCATCTGTTCATGGCCCGAGATAACATGACATGGGAAGAATTCTCATCAAGGGTACGGGTTCATCAAGTAGGTTTCATGGGGGAGCCGAATGAGGTAAGGCCTGGAAGAGGTGAATTTCATGAAAACCCGACTTcttgtatatgtgaacaaaatAATGCTAAAGCCAATTTGGTATCACTCCCTAGAAAAATTGGGAATGGGATTTCTGACGAAGATGAAGCTGGGGATGATGAATATCCAGACGATGATACAGAGTCGTATAACATGGATGAAGATGAGGATGGTATTGTTTCTAATCTTCAGTATCTTCTCAACGACACAAATGTGGATGATGTTCATTTGATGTCTGAGGAAAACGATTTGGAAGAGTTGCTTTCGGATTAA
- the LOC122589048 gene encoding O-fucosyltransferase 6-like isoform X3, with product MDGHRRRHNHKHHRFRHLIPVISGTILILYFLLSFLAPNPDHFLHFKKQTHINDTRINPDEDNVDTRRRVTSIFKVPTSSKISERNLWSTSMSRYYFGCSNATIQFPKAQAITRPNRYLLIATSGGLNQQRTGITDAVVAARILNATLVVPKLDKKSFWKDASTFSEIFDVDWFISQLSKDVKIIRELPHKGGRKWSPYSTRVPRKCNERCYYIRVLPLFSKRRAVQLSKFDYRLANKLETDFQKLRCRVNYHALRFTDPIIKMGQVLVNRMRKMGKHFVSLHLRFEPDMLAFSGCYYGGGQKEIKELSKIRKRWKTLHISDPEKERRQGKCPLTPEEVGLMLRALGYDKDVHIYVASGEVYGGDETLVPLRALFPNIHSKDTIATKEELEPFLPFSSRMAALDFMVCDESDVFVTNNNGNMAKILAGRRRYFGHKPTIRPNAKKLSHLFMARDNMTWEEFSSRVRVHQVGFMGEPNEKNWEWDF from the exons ATGGACGGTCACCGGCGGCGTCACAATCACAAACACCACCGTTTCCGTCACCTAATTCCGGTCATCTCTGGCACCATTCTCATTCTCTAtttcttactttcttttcttGCCCCAAACCCAGATCACTTTCTACACTTCAAAAAACAAACCCAT ATTAATGATACTAGGATTAACCCAGATGAAGATAATGTTGATACTAGGAGGAGGGTTACCTCAATCTTCAAAGTTCCG aCTAGTAGCAAGATTAGTGAAAGGAATCTATGGAGTACAAGTATGTCAAGATATTATTTTGGATGTAGTAATGCCACCATTCAGTTTCCGA AAGCTCAAGCAATTACACGGCCTAATCGCTACTTGCTAATTGCAACTAGTGGAGGTTTAAACCAACAAAGAACTGGG ATCACAGATGCTGTTGTTGCTGCACGTATTCTCAATGCTACTCTTGTTGTACCTAAACTGGATAAGAAATCTTTCTGGAAGGATGCTAG TACTTTTTCCGAGATATTTGATGTTGATTGGTTCATATCACAATTATCCAAAGATGTTAAAATTATTAGAGAACTTCCTCATAAGGGAGGCCGGAAATGGTCTCCATACAGTACTCGTGTGCCTAGAAAATGTAACGAGAGATGCTATTATATTCGTGTTCTCCCTTTGTTTTCGAAGAGGCGC GCTGTTCAGCTGAGCAAGTTTGATTACAGACTTGCTAACAAGTTAGAAACTGATTTTCAGAAACTTAGATGCAGGGTAAACTACCATGCTTTGAGGTTCACTGATCCCATAATTAAGATGGGTCAAGTGTTGGTCAATCGGATGAGGAAAATGGGCAAACACTTTGTTTCTCTGCACTTGAG GTTTGAACCTGATATGCTTGCATTCTCGGGATGCTATTATGGTGGAGGACAGAAGGAAATAAAAGAACTTAGTAAAATACGAAAGAGGTGGAAAACTTTACAT ATTAGCGACCcagagaaagaaagaagacaAGGGAAATGCCCCCTAACACCTGAAGAAGTTGGTTTGATGTTGAGAGCACTTGGCTATGATAAagatgttcatatatatgtggCTTCTGGTGAAGTATATGGTGGGGATGAAACATTGGTTCCATTAAGGGCGCTTTTCCCAAACATTCACTCAAAAGACACCATAGCTACCAAAGAAGAGCTCGAACCGTTCTTACCATTTTCATCTCGTATGGCTGCATTAGACTTTATGGTGTGTGATGAGAGCGATGTTTTTGTTACCAATAACAATGGTAATATGGCGAAAATATTGGCTGGACGTAG GAGATACTTTGGACATAAACCAACAATACGACCAAATGCAAAAAAACTGTCTCATCTGTTCATGGCCCGAGATAACATGACATGGGAAGAATTCTCATCAAGGGTACGGGTTCATCAAGTAGGTTTCATGGGGGAGCCGAATGAG AAAAATTGGGAATGGGATTTCTGA